Proteins encoded in a region of the Rhodospirillaceae bacterium genome:
- a CDS encoding dehydrogenase, protein MPNRFKGYSEEGVDVLDVDNDVSVEQAGGVDSVDQAETTKQVICGTCDGFCPVEAKVKDGRVVRVTPRSAPILKDVLCMKGAFSPKAFSHPDRILHPLKRVGARGDDQWQRVSWDDALDDITDRLKKVVDQYGPEAFAVAHSGGWLLGDNGTTRRFMNHLGSPNFITSVAYCAGNTAAINRFVYGWFPRADIMNSKCIVLIGHDPRRHSWTMEYKAIRMAQARGAKLXVQXPRKSEXAERAXVWLPLRAGTDAAMTLGWLNVMIEEGLXDKEFVRDWTVGFEQLAERVREYPLDRVADITGVDAELIAKAARMYATEGSACIPWTPITDQQVSSTSAIRLQCMLRALSGNLDIKGGDQFVGFSPTVRSDSEIECHEVLPEEQKMKQLGIDRFPVYTYKGMRPMEDATERVWGTRYANLVNGCYMASPMAVFKAMTDGKPYPVKALFSISNNTLMAFANTKRAYEALMKQDLLVTXEHMMSPTAAISDYVLPGDAWLERPTMQAGVSEQAMQPPGECRNIVTFWHEIAKRMGMAEKFPWKNAEEMLNYRLEPGQITWEEAVAANHIPNLNKGGVGELPDKQYLNTGFATPSGKVELYSETLKDFGFDPLPYYREAATVNDEYPMSLFVGWADDEYFRTGHRNIPELRKRVPDPSFFVSPDDANCXDIKDGDWARVKTSTGSIISRVYTRSGMPKGLVRVPHGWWKPESQGGLQKMSGMWDFSDAVVTADDDPDLIDREQGVPHLKGMRCALQKLTESEVKVLEEHYGPTNDIPRGPEGKVLRPKSDKEDFMYDELSGDGVEFEAIELSIYGRTSSM, encoded by the coding sequence ATGCCGAATAGGTTCAAGGGTTACTCTGAGGAGGGTGTTGACGTGCTAGATGTTGATAACGATGTGAGTGTCGAGCAAGCGGGCGGGGTTGATAGCGTTGATCAGGCTGAAACTACTAAGCAGGTCATATGTGGGACTTGCGATGGATTTTGTCCAGTAGAGGCAAAAGTTAAAGATGGTCGTGTGGTGAGGGTGACTCCGCGTAGCGCGCCTATTCTGAAAGACGTGTTGTGCATGAAGGGTGCATTTTCGCCAAAGGCTTTTTCACATCCCGATCGTATTCTCCACCCTTTGAAGCGGGTTGGCGCACGTGGTGATGATCAATGGCAACGCGTATCTTGGGACGATGCGTTAGATGACATCACCGACCGACTTAAGAAGGTGGTCGATCAGTACGGCCCCGAAGCTTTTGCTGTTGCACATAGTGGCGGTTGGTTGTTGGGTGACAATGGTACTACGCGTCGCTTTATGAACCATCTTGGTTCACCTAACTTCATCACGTCAGTAGCCTATTGCGCTGGTAACACAGCGGCTATCAATCGCTTCGTCTACGGCTGGTTCCCGCGCGCCGATATCATGAACTCGAAGTGTATCGTATTGATTGGCCATGATCCTAGGCGGCACAGCTGGACTATGGAGTACAAGGCTATCCGTATGGCGCAGGCACGCGGNGCTAAATTGATNGTNCAGGANCCNCGCAAGAGTGAGAANGCNGAACGNGCAGANGTNTGGTTGCCGCTNCGGGCGGGCACNGACGCTGCGATGACGCTTGGCTGGCTGAATGTTATGATCGAGGAAGGTCTTTANGATAAAGAGTTCGTGCGCGATTGGACNGTTGGGTTTGAACAATTAGCTGAGCGTGTTCGCGAATACCCGCTGGACCGCGTGGCAGACATCACTGGCGTTGACGCCGAGTTGATTGCTAAGGCTGCTCGGATGTATGCGACTGAAGGGTCAGCGTGCATCCCGTGGACACCTATCACAGACCAACAGGTCTCTAGCACGTCAGCCATCCGCCTACAGTGTATGTTGCGAGCACTCAGTGGTAATCTTGATATCAAAGGTGGGGATCAATTTGTTGGATTCAGTCCGACAGTACGATCGGATTCCGAAATCGAATGTCATGAGGTGTTGCCTGAAGAGCAGAAGATGAAACAGCTCGGAATTGATCGGTTCCCGGTGTATACCTATAAAGGCATGCGTCCCATGGAGGATGCCACCGAAAGAGTTTGGGGCACTCGCTATGCTAATCTTGTGAATGGATGCTATATGGCAAGCCCCATGGCGGTTTTTAAGGCCATGACTGATGGTAAGCCTTATCCAGTCAAAGCGCTTTTTTCGATATCGAACAATACACTAATGGCGTTTGCCAATACCAAACGCGCATACGAAGCGTTAATGAAGCAAGATTTGCTTGTTACCTANGAGCATATGATGTCACCGACAGCGGCGATATCTGACTACGTTTTGCCGGGAGACGCGTGGTTGGAACGCCCAACTATGCAGGCTGGAGTCAGTGAGCAGGCGATGCAGCCACCTGGAGAGTGTCGTAACATTGTGACCTTCTGGCATGAGATCGCAAAACGCATGGGCATGGCTGAAAAATTCCCGTGGAAGAACGCTGAGGAGATGCTGAATTATCGTCTTGAGCCGGGGCAGATTACCTGGGAGGAGGCAGTAGCTGCTAACCATATACCCAACCTCAATAAGGGCGGTGTGGGCGAGTTACCTGATAAGCAGTATTTGAACACAGGTTTCGCCACCCCGTCGGGCAAGGTGGAGCTGTATTCTGAAACCCTCAAGGATTTTGGCTTTGATCCGCTGCCCTATTATCGGGAAGCGGCGACAGTTAATGATGAATATCCAATGTCATTATTTGTCGGTTGGGCCGATGATGAGTACTTCCGAACGGGTCATCGCAATATCCCGGAGCTCCGCAAGCGGGTGCCGGACCCAAGCTTTTTTGTCAGTCCCGACGACGCAAATTGTNTGGATATTAAGGATGGTGATTGGGCGCGCGTGAAGACTTCAACTGGGTCGATCATAAGTCGAGTATACACTCGGTCTGGTATGCCGAAAGGTCTGGTGCGCGTGCCACACGGCTGGTGGAAACCAGAATCGCAGGGTGGATTGCAAAAGATGTCTGGTATGTGGGATTTTTCAGATGCTGTGGTAACCGCTGACGACGATCCAGATCTGATTGATCGGGAGCAGGGCGTTCCTCATCTTAAGGGCATGCGTTGTGCCCTCCAAAAGCTAACAGAGTCAGAAGTGAAAGTGCTTGAAGAGCATTATGGGCCGACCAACGACATTCCTCGTGGGCCGGAAGGTAAAGTATTGCGTCCGAAGTCGGACAAAGAGGATTTTATGTACGATGAGCTTTCGGGGGATGGAGTTGAGTTTGAAGCAATTGAGCTGTCCATTTATGGTCGAACTTCTAGCATGTAA